In a single window of the Panthera leo isolate Ple1 chromosome A1, P.leo_Ple1_pat1.1, whole genome shotgun sequence genome:
- the LOC122228973 gene encoding 60S ribosomal protein L37a-like, whose amino-acid sequence MVPRESKFVATWLNTTKKVRIANKYWTRYGTSFRKMVKKIEIRQHTKYTCSFCGKTKMKRQAVGIWRCGSCMKTVAGGTWTYNTTSTVTVKPAIRRLKELKDQKKLHRRGGSDQAVQEVLGTVAAARMKSVSWSWSHSGTGSKQLPSVLLLPPTDGTKQEASWQRGMATE is encoded by the exons ATGGTACCACGGGAGAGTAAG TTTGTGGCAACATGGCTAAACACAACCAAGAAGGTCAGAATTGCCAATAAATACTGGACCCGTTATGGTACCTCCTTCAGGAAAATGGTGAAGAAGATTGAAATAAGACAGCACACCAAGTATACTTGCTCCTTCTGTGGCAAAAccaagatgaaaagacaagctgtGGGGATCTGGCGTTGTGGTTCCTGCATGAAAACCGTAGCAGGTGGTACCTGGACCTACAACACCACTTCTACTGTCACAGTAAAGCCGGCTATCAGGAGACTGAAGGAGTTGAAGGACCAGAAGAAGCTCCACC GGAGGGGTGGTAGTGATCAGGCTGTTCAGGAAGTGTTGGGAACAGTTGCTGCTGCGAGGATGAAGAGTGTTTCGTGGTCATGGTCACACTCGGGAACTGGAAGTAAACAACTTCCAAGTGTCCTCCTGCTGCCTCCTACCGACGGAACCAAACAGGAAGCCAGCTGGCAAAGAGGCATGGCTACAGAGTGA